Genomic segment of Streptomyces sp. NBC_01210:
CCCGGCAGCCGTCGCCGCGCGGACGGCCGCGTCCGCGACGTCCCGTGCGTCGACGAAGTCACGGTGCGCGGACAGATCGCCGACCTGGACGGCGCCCTCGTCACCGGCACGCCGCAGCTCGCCGGCGAGCCGTCCGGGCAGCCCTGCGGCGGGCGCACCGGGACCGACGGGGTTGAAGACGCGGAGCACGACCGCGTCGAGTCCGGAGGAGTTGACGGCGACCGTACCGGCCAGCTTGGTGGCTCCGTACGGGCTCAGCGGCCTGGTTGCGGCCGACTCGGCGACGGGCGAGCCGGGTGCGGTCGGCCCGTACTCCGCGGCGGACCCGAGATGGACGAGCCGGGCGCCCGGTGCCGCGTCCCGCAGCGCCTCGCAGAGCGCGGCCGGACCGCGCGCGTTGATGTCGGTGAGGTGTACGGCGCTGCCGGCCACCGCGCCCGCGCAGTTGACGACAACGGAGGGCGAGGCCGCGTGCAGCGCCTCCGCGAGGAGGCCGGGACCGGCGGTGAGGTCGAAGGGCACATCGGCCGCCGCGGACCGCCCGCCGACGAGCAGCCGCACGCCCGGCAGGGCGCGCAGCTGCTCGGCGGTGTGCCCGCCCAGGAATCCGGTGGAGCCCAGGAGGAGGATGCGCACGGAACCTCTCACGCTCCCTTGAGGAGGAGACCGCGGTGGGTGGTGAACTCCGCGTTCGCCCGGTCGTAGTCGTCGGGGCGGCCGATGTCGAGCCAGTAGCCGTCGAAGTCGTAGGCGTGCGGCGGGTTCTGGGCCTTGAGCAGGTCCAGCACGAGCTCGTCGAAGCCGAGCGGCAGACCGGGCGTGTAGCCGGCGAGGGTTTCCCGGTTGAGTCCGTACACGCCCATGGAGACGCGGTAGTCCATGCTCGGCTTCTCGGCGAAGCCGACGACCTTGCCCGACTCCGTGGTGAGCACCCCGAAGTCGATGGCGACCTTGCGGGCGTAGGTGGCGACGGTGAGCGGTGCGTCGGACTCCCGGTGCTGCCTGATGACGTCCCCGTAGTCGAGGTCGGTGAGGATGTCGCCGTTCATGACGAGGAACTCGTCGGGCAGCCGGTCCATCATCGTGAGCAGCGGGCCCATGGTGCCGAGCGGGCTGTCCTCGGTGGAGTAGCCGACGCGCAGGCCCCATTGGGAGCCGTTGCCGACGTACGCGCGGATGATGTGTCCGAGGTGGCCGATGGCGATGGTGCAGCTCGTGAAGCCGGCGGCGGCGAGCTGGCGCAGCACTATCTCGAGGATCGCGTGTTGGTCACCGATGGGCACCAGCGGCTTCGGTAACGCGGTGGTGTACGGGCGGAGGCGGACGCCCTTGCCTCCGGCGAGGATCACTGCGTGCATGAAGACTCCCCTGTCAGTACTGTCGGTGTTCTGTTGGGTGGCGCTTGCGGACGCGGTGGTCGAGCGCGGTCAGACGTTGTAGATGCCGGTCTTGTAGCGGGCGAGGTTCGCCGGGTCGCGGAAGAAGCCGATGGTGTGCGCGAGCCCGTCCGTCAGGTCGAGCTCGGGCTGCCAGCCGGTGGCCGCGCGCAGCCGGGCGGCGTCGGCGACCAGCCGCATCACCTCGGAGCCCGTCGGCCGGATGCGCTCTTCGTCCTCGCGTACGTCGAGATCGACGTCCATCAACTTGCCGATGAGCCGGTTGAGTTCGCCGATCGAGATCTCACTGCCGGTCCCTGCGTTGAAGGTCTGGCCGACGACGTCCTCGGCCGGCGCGGTGCCGACGGCGAGAAAGGCACGTGCGGTGTCCTTCACATAGAGGAAGTCCCGTGTGGGGCGCAGATCCCCGAGCGTGATGACCCGTTCGCCCGCCGCGACCTGGCCGATGACGGTCGGGATGACCGCCCGCATCGACTGGCGCGGCCCGAAAGTGTTGAACGGGCGCAGGGTGACCACCGGAGTGTCGAAGCTGGCGTGGTAGCTGTCGGCGAGCCGGTCGCCGCCGGCCTTCGAAGCGGCGTACGGGGACTGGGTGTTGATGGGATGGTCCTCGGTGATCGGCACGGTCTGCGCGGTGCCGTACGTCTCGCTGGTGGAGGTGTGCACCAGACGGGGGATCCCCAGCTTGCGCACCGCCTCCAGCACATTGAGAGTGCCCGTGACATTGGTGTCCACGTAGCTGTGCGGGGCCCGGTACGAGTACGGGATCGCGATCAGTGCGGCGAGGTGGTAGACGGCCTCGGCTCCCTCGGCGAGCTGATACACGGAGCCGGGGTCGCGGACGTCCCCGAGGACGATCTCGACCTGGTCGAGGGTGTCGGGAGAGAGCGTCTCCAGCCATCCGTAGGAGGAGAAGGAGTTGTACTGGGCCATGGCGCGGACCCGGAAGCCGGCGGCGACGAGTGTCTCGGTCAGATGCGATCCGATGAACCCCTCGGCTCCGGTGACGGCGACAAGTGCGTTGGTTGTCACGAAAGCTGCTCCTCTGTTTCGGTGGTCGGGTGCGGTGGTGTCAGAACACGGTCAGCGGTGTGCGGTGGGCCGGCCGAACAGCCGGCAGGCCCCGGCGACCAGAACGGCCGCCGCTGCGGTACGACAGATCAGTTGGACAGGGCTCGGTGGCAGCCCCGCGGGCAGCGCCGCGGCCTCGGCTGCCGCGGCGACGAGACAGACGGCGGCAGGCATCCAGGCCACCGAGAACGCCTGGAGCAGCAGCGCAGTCCAGAGCACGGCGCCCAGGACGAGCAGCGGCGCGATCCCGGTCCCGGCGACCAGCGCGCCGAGCGCGAGCACCGCCAGATACGCGCCGAGGCAGAGCGCCAGGGCCCGGCAGGCGCGCAGGGTGAAGCCGCGTGAGGTGGTGCTCTCGCGCAGTGCGGCGACGGCGAGCGAGCGATAGCGGTACAGCAGCCACTCGGCGAAGCCCATGCTGAGCGTGAGGACGACGACCGAGCGTGGATCGCCGGCCCCG
This window contains:
- a CDS encoding NAD-dependent epimerase/dehydratase family protein, with amino-acid sequence MRILLLGSTGFLGGHTAEQLRALPGVRLLVGGRSAAADVPFDLTAGPGLLAEALHAASPSVVVNCAGAVAGSAVHLTDINARGPAALCEALRDAAPGARLVHLGSAAEYGPTAPGSPVAESAATRPLSPYGATKLAGTVAVNSSGLDAVVLRVFNPVGPGAPAAGLPGRLAGELRRAGDEGAVQVGDLSAHRDFVDARDVADAAVRAATAAGPLPPVLNIGSGRATAVRELADSLVRVAGFRGRLEQTGDGSARSPAVSWQCADIAAARAALDWRPERTLDDSLTALWESSAPAGAAR
- a CDS encoding nucleotidyltransferase family protein, yielding MHAVILAGGKGVRLRPYTTALPKPLVPIGDQHAILEIVLRQLAAAGFTSCTIAIGHLGHIIRAYVGNGSQWGLRVGYSTEDSPLGTMGPLLTMMDRLPDEFLVMNGDILTDLDYGDVIRQHRESDAPLTVATYARKVAIDFGVLTTESGKVVGFAEKPSMDYRVSMGVYGLNRETLAGYTPGLPLGFDELVLDLLKAQNPPHAYDFDGYWLDIGRPDDYDRANAEFTTHRGLLLKGA
- a CDS encoding SDR family NAD(P)-dependent oxidoreductase; the encoded protein is MTTNALVAVTGAEGFIGSHLTETLVAAGFRVRAMAQYNSFSSYGWLETLSPDTLDQVEIVLGDVRDPGSVYQLAEGAEAVYHLAALIAIPYSYRAPHSYVDTNVTGTLNVLEAVRKLGIPRLVHTSTSETYGTAQTVPITEDHPINTQSPYAASKAGGDRLADSYHASFDTPVVTLRPFNTFGPRQSMRAVIPTVIGQVAAGERVITLGDLRPTRDFLYVKDTARAFLAVGTAPAEDVVGQTFNAGTGSEISIGELNRLIGKLMDVDLDVREDEERIRPTGSEVMRLVADAARLRAATGWQPELDLTDGLAHTIGFFRDPANLARYKTGIYNV